A window of the Hordeum vulgare subsp. vulgare chromosome 5H, MorexV3_pseudomolecules_assembly, whole genome shotgun sequence genome harbors these coding sequences:
- the LOC123396900 gene encoding serine carboxypeptidase 1-like, whose translation MRNHAMYCAAVLVLAILLGGGSVANAVTEKDVLRAFLKSRAQTRVNGPSEPDTWADPISSFRHLPTKCDTPPAGTREADRIAALPGQPPRVNFDQYSGYVTVSEEYGRALFYYFVEAPYEASSKPLVLWLNGGPGCSSLGLGAMAELGPFRVNPDGKTLSRNRHAWNNVANVIFLESPAGVGFSYSNTTVTSGDTRTAVDAYMFLLNWLERFPEYKGRDFYIAGESYSGHYVPQLATVIVALSELGLTDMNLKGIFVGNPLLDWSNNRQGSLEFLWNHGVISDEVWGNISQHCSFGRFGDKGCVEAQHSFNEGAIDSYNIYAPVCIQSPDGSLHSSGYLPGYDPCIGSYIDAYLNNPEVQKAMHARPNTEWSECAGDMDDACPITATRYSVKDLNLTVTKPWRPWYTPDNEVGGYAQQYEGGFTFASVRGAGHMVPSFQPKRSLVLFYSFMKGVLPPGALPPGFSVWSWV comes from the exons ATGAGGAACCATGCCATGTACTGCGCGGCAGTACTCGTACTGGCGATCCTACTGGGAGGAGGATCGGTCGCGAATGCTGTCACCGAGAAGGATGTGCTGAGGGCCTTCCTCAAATCGAGGGCCCAGACGCGCGTGAATGGGCCTTCGGAGCCGGACACCTGGGCCGACCCGATCAGCAGCTTCCGCCACCTGCCCACCAAGTGTGATACCCCGCCGGCGGGCACCAGGGAGGCCGACAGGATCGCGGCGCTGCCTGGCCAGCCCCCGCGCGTCAACTTCGACCAGTACTCCGGGTATGTCACGGTCAGCGAGGAGTACGGCCGCGCGCTCTTCTACTACTTCGTCGAGGCGCCCTACGAGGCCTCCTCCAAGCCGCTCGTGCTCTGGCTCAACGGCGGGCCCGGGTGCTCTTCCCTCGGCCTCGGCGCCATGGCGGAGCTCGGACCGTTCCGTGTGAACCCCGACGGGAAGACGCTGAGCAGAAACAGGCATGCCTGGAACAATG TGGCAAATGTGATCTTCCTAGAGTCGCCGGCGGGCGTTGGGTTCTCGTACTCGAACACGACGGTGACGAGCGGCGACACGAGGACCGCAGTGGACGCCTACATGTTCCTGCTCAACTGGCTGGAGAGGTTCCCCGAGTACAAGGGCCGCGACTTCTACATCGCCGGCGAGAGCTACAGCGGGCACTACGTCCCCCAGCTCGCCACCGTCATCGTCGCCCTAAGCGAACTCGGTCTCACAGACATGAACCTCAAGGGCATCTTC GTCGGCAATCCGCTCCTCGATTGGTCCAACAACAGACAGGGATCGTTAGAGTTCCTGTGGAACCACGGGGTGATCTCCGACGAGGTGTGGGGCAACATCAGCCAGCACTGCAGCTTCGGACGGTTTGGGGATAAAGGGTGCGTTGAAGCGCAACACTCGTTCAATGAGGGCGCCATCGATTCGTACAACATTTACGCCCCGGTCTGCATCCAGTCGCCAGACGGGAGTCTCCACTCGAGTGGCTAC TTACCAGGCTATGATCCGTGCATCGGGTCCTATATCGACGCCTACCTGAACAATCCTGAGGTTCAGAAGGCTATGCATGCTAGACCCAACACCGAGTGGTCAGAGTGTGC TGGTGACATGGATGATGCATGCCCGATTACTGCGACGAGGTACTCTGTCAAGGATCTCAATCTGACAGTCACAAAACCATGGCGTCCATGGTACACCCCTGACAACGAG GTCGGAGGCTACGCTCAGCAGTACGAGGGAGGGTTCACGTTTGCGTCGGTGCGAGGAGCTGGCCATATGGTCCCTAGCTTCCAGCCCAAGAGATCACTTGTTCTTTTCTACTCCTTCATGAAAGGAGTTCTGCCACCTGGTGCTCTGCCACCTGGATTCTCAGTATGGAGCTGGGTCTAA